A region of Sulfuricella denitrificans skB26 DNA encodes the following proteins:
- a CDS encoding PAS domain S-box protein produces the protein MDNGNKFRAFLEEAPDAFFAVDLDGRFVDVNNQACNSLGYSREELLEMSVQDVEQDFDLAAAKTDWEKAQPGESILVFGRHRRKDGTIFPVEVHICASLIDGNKIIFGLVRDITERKQAETRHERLKKLYRALGEINQAIVRMDDESRLFPLVCRMAVDFGGLKMAWVGKLNEKNTLIEPVVSYGKGVEYLEHIQISACEDVPEGRGPTAIAFREFRKVIINDFMMSNMTAPWHEYAVQYGWGSSATFPVPRAGRPFAVFTVYQENKGAFDDEIISLLDQLSRDISFALDNFDRENERKLAGEILRISEEKFSKTFHNSPNPISITKISDGKIVEVNDAWCRIAGYTREEAIGHETVELGIWATPDDRANFIGELAKNGRVVDLELVFKTRTDEVTCLVSAENVEIQNEQCLVLVAQDITSRKQAESALMLANERLSLALRAAGAGTWDWDMVTGKLVWTNELFQLFGLDPEKAEATFDSWRGVLHPDDLQPAEDRITDAIRDRTALFSEYRIILGDGEVRWIQALGNAIYDGHGIAVRLSGICIDVTEQKKTEEKLQLSARVFAEAHEGIVITDASANIINVNPAFCEITGYGREEAIGQNLRIFNSGRQSPEFYTLMMQSLAEEGYWQGEMWNRKNNGVVYAAHLTISILRDKLGNAVNYVGLFSDITQAKQQQQTLELMAHYDALTQLPNRVLFADRFKQAINHCKRDKSLLGVCYLDLDDFKLINDTYGHEAGDQMLIELARRIKSSMREEDTISRQGGDEFAILLGGLDTVEQCFNMLERIHQAIAQPYSIDGHVITLGASSGVTIYPLDEAEPDTLLRHADQAMYEAKLDGGNHFQLFDPEHDLQVQSYRNQLHIIEEAFARREFCLYYQPKVNMRNGEVVGAEALIRWDHPERGILPPSDFLPVIEGTTLEIKVGHWVIEEALRQMTAWKKTGLEIKVSINVSPRHLQGEDFFMYLEAALAQFPDIPPQHLELEVLESSAMEDLSLVSRVISECHHRLGIKFALDDFGTGYSSLTHIRNLDVSIVKVDQSFVRDMIADPDDYAIVESVLALSKAFRREVIAEGVETKEHGLILLNMGCTFAQGYAIARPMPPDSMPTWLQHYEMPEEWKASASVPISPRDAQVQLLRLESIHWLERVEKCLFSSDESDLRWPIMVKEKCHCGRWVEHASQGNDFDPEWLKRLDQSHTELHRIGNELMHLYQASEISPARSGIDRLHTAYQAIEELLGQLP, from the coding sequence ATGGACAATGGAAACAAGTTCAGGGCATTTCTGGAGGAAGCACCCGATGCATTCTTCGCGGTTGATCTTGACGGAAGGTTTGTCGATGTCAACAACCAGGCGTGCAATAGCCTGGGGTATTCGCGTGAAGAATTATTGGAGATGTCTGTCCAGGATGTAGAGCAGGACTTCGATCTGGCTGCTGCCAAAACGGATTGGGAGAAGGCTCAGCCTGGAGAATCAATTTTAGTGTTTGGCCGTCACCGGCGCAAAGATGGCACGATTTTCCCTGTAGAAGTCCATATCTGTGCGAGCTTAATTGATGGCAATAAGATCATTTTTGGGCTCGTGCGAGATATTACGGAACGCAAACAGGCAGAAACGCGGCATGAGAGGCTGAAGAAACTCTATAGAGCACTTGGCGAAATCAACCAGGCCATCGTACGGATGGATGATGAATCCAGGCTGTTTCCTCTGGTATGTCGCATGGCAGTGGACTTCGGTGGCTTGAAGATGGCCTGGGTCGGCAAGCTCAACGAAAAAAACACCTTGATTGAGCCAGTGGTGAGCTATGGGAAGGGCGTGGAATATCTTGAACATATTCAAATATCAGCGTGCGAAGATGTACCCGAGGGGCGCGGACCTACCGCCATCGCTTTCCGCGAATTTCGTAAGGTCATCATCAACGATTTCATGATGAGCAATATGACTGCGCCGTGGCATGAATACGCGGTGCAATATGGCTGGGGTTCAAGCGCAACTTTCCCTGTGCCCCGCGCGGGCAGGCCGTTCGCTGTGTTTACCGTGTACCAAGAAAATAAGGGTGCTTTTGATGATGAAATAATCAGCCTGCTTGATCAGTTGTCGCGGGATATCTCGTTTGCGCTGGACAATTTTGACCGGGAAAATGAGCGCAAATTGGCAGGAGAGATTTTACGCATCAGTGAAGAGAAATTTTCAAAAACGTTTCACAACTCCCCTAATCCAATTTCAATCACAAAAATTTCAGATGGCAAGATCGTTGAGGTTAATGATGCATGGTGCCGTATCGCCGGCTATACCCGCGAAGAGGCCATTGGCCACGAAACGGTTGAATTAGGTATTTGGGCAACCCCGGACGATCGTGCCAATTTTATCGGTGAGCTGGCGAAAAATGGCCGGGTTGTCGATTTGGAGTTAGTGTTTAAAACCAGAACGGATGAAGTAACTTGTCTTGTATCTGCGGAAAACGTTGAAATTCAAAATGAGCAGTGCCTCGTACTGGTGGCCCAGGACATTACTAGTCGCAAGCAAGCCGAGTCTGCGCTTATGCTGGCTAATGAGCGGCTATCACTTGCGCTACGTGCTGCGGGTGCCGGCACATGGGACTGGGACATGGTAACCGGCAAGCTGGTATGGACGAATGAGCTTTTCCAGTTATTTGGATTGGATCCAGAGAAAGCTGAGGCCACCTTCGACAGTTGGCGAGGCGTGCTGCATCCCGATGATTTGCAACCGGCAGAAGATCGTATTACGGATGCAATTCGTGATCGCACAGCACTTTTTAGCGAATACCGAATCATTCTTGGGGACGGTGAGGTGCGCTGGATTCAGGCGCTAGGCAACGCGATCTACGATGGTCATGGAATTGCAGTACGCCTGTCGGGCATTTGTATCGACGTCACCGAGCAGAAGAAAACAGAGGAAAAACTCCAACTCTCCGCTCGCGTGTTTGCCGAGGCTCACGAAGGTATCGTGATCACTGATGCCAGCGCCAATATCATTAACGTCAATCCGGCATTTTGCGAGATCACGGGTTATGGACGCGAAGAAGCCATTGGCCAGAATCTGCGCATTTTCAATTCAGGCAGGCAATCCCCTGAATTTTACACTTTGATGATGCAATCCCTCGCCGAGGAAGGCTATTGGCAAGGAGAGATGTGGAACCGCAAGAATAACGGCGTGGTGTACGCGGCGCATCTCACCATCTCCATCCTGCGTGACAAACTCGGCAACGCCGTAAATTATGTCGGCCTGTTCTCCGACATCACTCAGGCCAAGCAGCAGCAGCAAACGCTGGAACTGATGGCGCATTATGATGCCCTTACACAACTGCCTAATCGGGTTTTGTTTGCAGATCGCTTTAAACAGGCTATTAATCACTGCAAACGCGATAAATCCCTGCTGGGGGTGTGCTACCTCGATCTGGATGATTTCAAACTGATCAACGATACCTATGGCCATGAAGCAGGCGACCAGATGCTGATCGAACTGGCTCGGCGCATCAAGTCATCTATGCGCGAGGAGGATACGATATCAAGGCAGGGCGGGGATGAGTTTGCGATTTTGCTGGGGGGGTTGGATACAGTCGAGCAATGCTTCAACATGCTTGAGAGAATTCACCAGGCCATCGCCCAGCCTTATTCTATTGATGGACATGTCATCACCCTTGGCGCCAGTAGCGGGGTGACGATCTACCCATTGGACGAGGCCGAGCCGGACACGTTATTGCGCCACGCCGACCAAGCCATGTACGAGGCTAAGCTGGATGGGGGCAACCATTTCCAGTTGTTCGATCCCGAACATGACCTGCAGGTGCAAAGTTATCGTAACCAATTGCACATTATCGAAGAAGCCTTTGCCCGCCGTGAATTCTGCCTGTACTACCAGCCAAAGGTGAATATGAGGAACGGGGAAGTGGTTGGTGCGGAAGCTCTGATCCGATGGGATCACCCTGAACGTGGAATTTTGCCACCTTCCGATTTTTTGCCAGTGATCGAAGGCACAACTTTGGAAATCAAGGTCGGCCACTGGGTGATCGAAGAGGCATTGCGGCAAATGACAGCGTGGAAAAAAACCGGCCTGGAGATCAAGGTAAGCATCAACGTCTCGCCGCGTCACCTGCAAGGGGAAGATTTCTTCATGTATCTTGAGGCAGCACTTGCACAATTTCCGGACATACCCCCTCAGCATCTGGAGCTGGAAGTGCTTGAGAGCAGCGCAATGGAAGACCTGTCGCTGGTAAGCAGGGTGATCAGCGAGTGTCATCACCGACTCGGGATAAAATTTGCATTGGATGACTTTGGCACAGGCTATTCTTCTTTGACACATATCCGGAATCTGGATGTATCCATCGTCAAGGTGGACCAGAGTTTCGTGCGTGACATGATCGCTGATCCAGACGACTATGCCATCGTGGAATCGGTGCTTGCGCTGAGCAAGGCGTTCAGGCGTGAGGTCATCGCCGAGGGAGTGGAAACCAAGGAACATGGCCTGATACTTTTGAATATGGGGTGTACGTTTGCCCAGGGCTATGCCATTGCTCGCCCAATGCCACCTGATTCCATGCCAACCTGGCTGCAACACTACGAAATGCCAGAGGAATGGAAAGCCAGTGCCAGTGTGCCGATTTCGCCAAGAGACGCACAGGTGCAATTGCTTCGACTCGAATCCATTCATTGGCTGGAACGGGTAGAAAAATGCCTGTTTTCGAGTGATGAATCAGATCTGCGCTGGCCCATCATGGTAAAAGAGAAGTGCCACTGCGGCCGCTGGGTAGAGCACGCCAGTCAGGGAAATGATTTCGATCCCGAGTGGCTCAAGCGATTAGATCAATCCCACACAGAGCTACATCGCATCGGCAATGAATTAATGCACCTTTACCAGGCCAGTGAGATCAGTCCGGCACGCAGTGGAATTGACCGTCTGCATACCGCATACCAGGCGATAGAGGAACTTCTGGGGCAACTTCCCTGA
- a CDS encoding cold-shock protein, with product MATGTVKWFNDAKGFGFITPDDGSEDLFAHFSAIQAGGFKSLQENQRVSFEVTAGPKGKQASNIQAA from the coding sequence ATGGCAACAGGTACTGTGAAATGGTTTAACGATGCAAAAGGTTTTGGCTTTATTACCCCGGATGATGGCAGCGAAGATTTGTTCGCGCATTTCTCTGCGATTCAGGCAGGGGGTTTCAAATCCTTGCAAGAAAACCAGCGTGTCAGTTTTGAAGTGACTGCCGGCCCTAAAGGCAAACAGGCTTCAAACATTCAAGCTGCGTAA
- a CDS encoding translation initiation factor Sui1 has protein sequence MKNNKATGGLVYSTEHGKMCPECRKPLAECVCSRNKAIPVSDGIVHVSRETKGRKGKGVTLIKGLTLDALALAQLGKQLKTACGSGGTVKDGVIEIQGDHCERVIETLKMQGWVVKRAGG, from the coding sequence ATGAAAAACAATAAAGCAACAGGCGGGCTCGTCTATTCCACCGAGCACGGGAAAATGTGTCCTGAGTGCCGAAAACCTCTTGCCGAGTGTGTTTGCAGCCGGAATAAGGCTATCCCTGTGTCTGACGGTATTGTGCACGTATCCAGAGAAACCAAAGGCCGAAAAGGGAAAGGCGTTACCCTGATCAAGGGGCTCACGCTTGATGCTCTTGCGCTCGCCCAACTGGGCAAACAACTCAAAACAGCGTGTGGCTCCGGGGGCACGGTGAAAGATGGGGTGATAGAAATTCAGGGCGATCACTGTGAACGGGTGATAGAAACCCTCAAGATGCAGGGGTGGGTCGTTAAGCGAGCCGGTGGGTAG
- a CDS encoding YbhB/YbcL family Raf kinase inhibitor-like protein, with product MNMILTSTVFFQGGTIPQRYTCDGSDISPPLAWSGLPDGTKSLVLIVDDPDAPDPAAPKMTWVHWVLYNLPPIAGELPEAIPAKVLPPGTLHGMNDWKRTGYGGPCPPVGCHRYFFKLYALDAVLPDLGGPAKAVVEKAMQGHILGHAELMGQYHRNR from the coding sequence ATGAACATGATTTTGACATCCACGGTATTTTTTCAGGGAGGCACGATCCCGCAGCGCTATACCTGCGATGGGTCGGATATCTCGCCGCCATTGGCCTGGTCCGGTCTGCCGGACGGAACGAAAAGCCTGGTGCTGATCGTGGATGACCCCGATGCGCCCGATCCGGCTGCGCCCAAAATGACCTGGGTGCATTGGGTGCTGTATAACCTGCCGCCGATTGCAGGTGAATTGCCTGAGGCCATCCCGGCAAAGGTGTTGCCGCCGGGGACGTTGCATGGGATGAACGACTGGAAGCGCACGGGTTATGGCGGGCCATGCCCGCCCGTGGGATGCCATCGCTATTTCTTCAAACTGTATGCGCTGGATGCCGTTCTGCCGGATTTAGGCGGACCGGCCAAAGCGGTGGTGGAAAAGGCAATGCAGGGGCATATTCTCGGCCATGCGGAATTGATGGGTCAATATCATCGCAATCGATAG
- a CDS encoding ABCB family ABC transporter ATP-binding protein/permease: MPIPEHSHSSTTPQPGQTDLRSIGRLFPYLWEFRGRVLLALVLLIGAKLASVTVPLVLKEIIDALDKSHADLILPLTLIIAYGLLRFASTTFADLRDVVFGKVTQRAMRRVGMAVFQHLHALSLRFHLERQTGSITRDIERGTKAISSLVGFLLFRITPTVLEILMVSVILFVKLDWVFGLITLVTLAAYIGFTVTITDWRTQFVRRANTLDSEAYGRAIDSLLNYETVKYFGNERYEAARYDTSLADWEEVALQSQRSLGLLNAAQAGTIAIGVTLMVIRAANGVVEGTLTLGDLVMVNAFLLQMFQPLSFLGVMYRQIKQSMTDVERMFTLLHSPKEVEDAPDARPLAVAGGEVKFEHVSFAYNADRPILHDLSFTIPAGKTVAAVGASGAGKSTLARLLFRFYDVNQGGIRIDGQDIRHISQDSLRAAIGVVPQDTVLFNDSIYYNIAYGRPDATRDEVIAAARAAHILNFIEILPQGWDTVVGERGLKLSGGEKQRVAIARTLLKNPVILILDEATSALDTKTEKAIQAELLEIARSRTSLIIAHRLSTVVEADEILVMDAGRIVERGRHPELLAKDGLYAHMWALQQQAEEETA; encoded by the coding sequence ATGCCTATACCCGAACATTCCCATTCCAGCACAACACCACAGCCCGGCCAGACCGATTTGCGCTCTATCGGCCGCCTGTTCCCCTATCTGTGGGAATTTCGCGGACGGGTCTTGCTGGCTCTGGTCTTGCTGATCGGCGCAAAGCTGGCTTCGGTGACGGTGCCGCTGGTGTTGAAGGAGATTATCGATGCGCTGGACAAATCGCACGCCGATCTGATTTTGCCGCTGACGCTGATCATCGCTTATGGCCTGTTGCGCTTTGCCAGCACCACTTTTGCCGACCTGCGCGACGTGGTGTTCGGCAAGGTCACGCAACGTGCCATGCGCCGGGTAGGCATGGCAGTGTTTCAGCACTTGCATGCGCTGTCGCTGCGCTTTCATCTGGAACGCCAGACCGGCAGCATCACCCGCGATATCGAGCGCGGCACCAAGGCGATATCCAGCCTGGTGGGATTTTTGCTGTTCCGCATCACGCCTACCGTGCTGGAAATCCTGATGGTGTCCGTAATTCTGTTCGTCAAGCTGGACTGGGTGTTCGGACTGATTACGCTGGTGACGCTGGCGGCATATATCGGTTTTACCGTCACCATTACCGACTGGCGCACGCAATTTGTACGCCGTGCCAATACACTGGATTCCGAAGCCTATGGCCGCGCCATCGACAGCCTGCTGAACTATGAAACGGTGAAATACTTCGGCAACGAGCGCTATGAGGCCGCACGTTACGACACCAGTCTGGCAGATTGGGAGGAAGTGGCATTGCAGTCCCAGCGTTCGCTCGGCCTGCTGAATGCTGCGCAGGCCGGCACCATCGCCATCGGAGTCACGCTGATGGTTATTCGTGCGGCGAACGGCGTCGTGGAAGGCACGCTCACACTGGGCGATCTGGTCATGGTCAACGCCTTTCTGCTACAGATGTTCCAGCCCCTGAGCTTCCTCGGGGTCATGTACCGCCAGATCAAGCAGTCCATGACGGATGTGGAACGCATGTTTACCCTGCTGCATAGTCCGAAGGAAGTGGAAGATGCGCCGGATGCACGCCCGCTGGCAGTGGCGGGCGGTGAAGTAAAATTCGAGCACGTCAGCTTCGCCTACAATGCCGACCGCCCGATTCTGCATGATCTCAGCTTTACCATCCCGGCCGGAAAAACCGTGGCCGCCGTGGGCGCGAGTGGCGCGGGAAAATCCACCCTGGCGCGGTTACTGTTCCGCTTTTATGACGTTAACCAAGGCGGCATCCGGATCGATGGCCAGGACATCCGCCACATCAGTCAGGACAGCCTGCGTGCAGCCATCGGCGTGGTACCGCAGGACACTGTGCTGTTCAACGACAGCATTTACTACAACATCGCCTATGGCCGCCCCGATGCCACGCGCGATGAGGTTATCGCCGCCGCCCGCGCCGCGCATATTCTGAATTTTATCGAAATTCTGCCGCAGGGCTGGGACACCGTGGTCGGAGAACGCGGCCTGAAACTTTCCGGTGGAGAAAAACAGCGCGTCGCCATCGCCCGCACCTTGTTGAAAAATCCGGTGATTCTGATTCTGGACGAAGCCACTTCCGCGCTCGACACCAAAACCGAAAAAGCCATTCAGGCCGAGCTGCTGGAAATCGCCCGTAGCCGCACCAGCCTGATCATCGCGCACCGGCTCTCGACCGTGGTCGAAGCCGATGAGATCCTGGTCATGGATGCCGGCCGCATAGTCGAGCGTGGTCGGCATCCGGAACTTCTGGCAAAAGACGGTTTATACGCACACATGTGGGCGCTGCAACAGCAGGCGGAAGAAGAAACCGCGTAA